The DNA window AGACAGCCATCACATTCTTAAATTCTCCTACTGTTAAAGGCTTTGCATCATCTTGAAGCTCATAACCTAGTTGTCCGTTGGGTTCAATGGTTGCCGTTTTGACATCTTGAATATTAGTAATTCCTTGATTGCGTAGACGAATTTCTAATTGATCTACGGTTAATCGCAATTTTTTTAACGTTTTAATGTCTAGTTGTCCATTTTGGATCACTGTTTTCGATTTACCTGTCAAAAACTTTTCGAATGCATTAGATTTTACTTGTATATATTCTAAAACAACAATAGCAAG is part of the Priestia filamentosa genome and encodes:
- a CDS encoding DUF421 domain-containing protein, with protein sequence LAIVVLEYIQVKSNAFEKFLTGKSKTVIQNGQLDIKTLKKLRLTVDQLEIRLRNQGITNIQDVKTATIEPNGQLGYELQDDAKPLTVGEFKNVMAVYFPQLTKLQDSSVQSPTQPKSNPSSNIFEEVNQKQERHPKYLQ